In a single window of the Streptomyces sp. NBC_00285 genome:
- a CDS encoding GtrA family protein encodes MTADTTSTTATAPDRRRVSRQLLSYTLIGGSGVAIDLVVFLLLHNTAGMDEQLANAISTTLGIANNFVLNARFTFERRDRLVVRFLRFYAVGLTGIVLTNLLFLAFTDGLGIDANLIKAGSLPLVLALQFVLNRKWSFA; translated from the coding sequence GTGACCGCTGACACCACCTCGACGACGGCCACCGCACCGGACCGGCGGCGCGTCTCGCGGCAGCTGCTCAGCTACACCCTGATCGGCGGCAGCGGGGTGGCCATCGATCTCGTCGTCTTCCTGCTGCTGCACAACACGGCCGGCATGGACGAGCAGCTCGCCAACGCGATCAGCACCACGCTCGGCATCGCCAACAACTTCGTGCTGAACGCGCGGTTCACCTTCGAGCGCCGCGACCGTCTCGTCGTGCGCTTCCTGCGGTTCTACGCCGTCGGCCTGACCGGCATCGTCCTGACGAACCTGCTCTTCCTCGCCTTCACCGACGGTCTGGGGATCGACGCCAACCTGATCAAGGCGGGTTCGCTGCCGCTGGTCCTGGCGCTGCAGTTCGTGCTCAACAGAAAGTGGAGCTTCGCATGA
- a CDS encoding glycosyltransferase family 2 protein: MAQQDVRPRIPDVVPAQPAPPERQPVRRSLVSYVLPVYDEEDGIQAFHTALAAALAERPEFDYELLYVNDGSGDGSLAILRDLAKNDERVRVVDFARNFGHQIAITAGLDLAQGDAVIVMDTDLQDPPKVSLELVDAWRAGAEIVHARRRSRQDTAFKRATAHLYYRVLRSSTDVDIPLDTGDFRLLDRRVADELRKYRERSRFVRGIVASMGYRQTEVAFDRDERFAGETKYPLRKMARLAIDGMTSFSTAPLKMITRLGFVVLALSLLGILYALAMKFFRPDITVSGWTMMMCVVLFLGGTQMLSLGVIGAYIGRIYSEAQGRPLYLVRDVIGGDGDR, from the coding sequence ATGGCCCAGCAGGACGTTCGACCACGCATACCCGATGTCGTCCCGGCGCAGCCGGCACCGCCGGAACGGCAGCCCGTCCGCCGATCCCTCGTCTCGTACGTCCTCCCCGTCTACGACGAGGAAGACGGCATCCAGGCGTTCCACACCGCGCTGGCCGCGGCCCTTGCCGAACGCCCCGAGTTCGACTACGAGCTGCTGTACGTCAACGACGGCTCCGGCGACGGCTCACTGGCGATCCTCAGGGATCTCGCCAAGAACGACGAACGGGTCCGGGTCGTCGACTTCGCCCGCAACTTCGGGCACCAGATCGCCATCACCGCCGGGCTCGACCTCGCGCAGGGCGACGCGGTGATCGTGATGGACACCGACCTCCAGGACCCGCCGAAGGTCAGCCTGGAGCTGGTCGACGCCTGGCGGGCGGGTGCCGAGATCGTGCACGCGCGCCGGCGGTCCAGGCAGGACACCGCGTTCAAGCGGGCCACCGCCCACCTCTACTACCGGGTCCTGCGCTCCTCCACCGACGTCGACATCCCGCTGGACACCGGGGACTTCCGTCTCCTGGACCGGCGGGTCGCCGACGAGCTGCGCAAGTACCGTGAGCGCAGCCGGTTCGTGCGCGGCATCGTCGCCTCGATGGGCTACCGGCAGACCGAGGTGGCCTTCGACCGCGACGAACGGTTCGCGGGCGAGACGAAGTACCCGCTGCGCAAGATGGCCCGCCTCGCGATCGACGGCATGACCAGCTTCTCCACCGCACCGCTGAAGATGATCACCCGGCTCGGTTTCGTGGTGCTCGCGCTGTCGCTGCTCGGCATCCTCTACGCGCTGGCCATGAAGTTCTTCCGCCCCGACATCACCGTCTCCGGCTGGACGATGATGATGTGCGTCGTCCTGTTCCTCGGCGGCACGCAGATGCTGTCGCTGGGGGTCATCGGCGCGTACATAGGGCGCATCTACAGCGAGGCACAGGGCCGGCCGCTGTATCTGGTGCGTGACGTGATCGGCGGCGACGGTGACCGCTGA
- a CDS encoding FkbM family methyltransferase, which translates to MRITQLEESNARMLAHAPSVRPVATSDIIRIHRKKFPYRGYVEIDSPYCPPFLMFCVNDDAVGLDTLWNGRFGYEPGSLATWSRLAATSATSATIADVGAHVGYFSMIAALANPKAKVHSFEPVDQIHARLSVNVRSNGAQNIRLHQAGVSSAAGWAEISVRFAGNLLSTGSTLEGGAADAEHKRIRLLCLDEVFAETKLDLMKIDVEGHELSVLEGARQVLKRDRPTVLLEALRDVDMQILLAEFDSLGYDCHWITEHDGTLVPWYAPRPPKTRNLLFTPND; encoded by the coding sequence ATGCGTATCACCCAGCTCGAAGAATCCAACGCCCGCATGCTGGCGCACGCACCATCGGTCCGGCCGGTGGCCACCAGCGACATCATCCGGATCCACCGGAAGAAGTTCCCTTATCGCGGCTATGTGGAGATCGACTCCCCTTACTGCCCGCCTTTTCTGATGTTCTGCGTGAATGACGACGCGGTCGGCCTGGACACGCTGTGGAACGGCCGGTTCGGCTACGAGCCCGGCAGCCTCGCCACCTGGTCCCGGCTCGCCGCGACGAGCGCGACGAGCGCGACGATCGCGGACGTCGGGGCGCACGTCGGCTACTTCTCCATGATCGCCGCCCTCGCCAACCCGAAGGCGAAGGTGCACTCCTTCGAGCCCGTGGACCAGATCCACGCCCGGCTGTCGGTGAACGTCCGGTCGAACGGCGCCCAGAACATCAGACTCCACCAGGCGGGCGTGTCCAGCGCGGCCGGCTGGGCCGAGATCAGCGTCCGCTTCGCGGGCAACCTCCTGTCCACGGGCTCGACCCTGGAAGGCGGCGCGGCCGACGCCGAACACAAGCGGATCCGTCTGCTGTGCCTCGACGAGGTGTTCGCCGAGACCAAGCTGGACCTCATGAAGATCGACGTCGAGGGGCACGAGCTGTCGGTCCTGGAGGGAGCCCGCCAGGTCCTCAAGCGCGACCGGCCGACCGTGCTGCTCGAAGCGCTGCGGGACGTGGACATGCAGATCCTCCTCGCCGAGTTCGACTCCCTCGGCTACGACTGCCACTGGATCACCGAGCACGACGGCACACTCGTCCCCTGGTACGCGCCCCGGCCGCCCAAGACGCGGAACCTGCTGTTCACGCCGAACGACTGA
- a CDS encoding alpha-2,8-polysialyltransferase family protein: protein MSPRTPHTTQIFCASTLYGAVTLAAAIDSDLFEDAERRVLLVFNNTATPETSTPLDEMPGFAPLRDHFDAVLSWNEAICPFHPGAWTPRPDDVPLFERYLRLLWGLGDDRVELVMESIQVTPALAVAQLFTGAPIDVYADGLMSYGPTRNKLDPLVGTRVRRLLHLDLIAGLTPMLLTEFDVPPVVVPTSAFLKAMGELTAAVEELPPLPDNAALLLGQYLSALDILSPQEEEDLHVRMLKGAVAKGHRSVVFKPHPSAPARFSRALEAEAESLGVDLTVLDTPVLAEVLFEEARPALVVGCFSTALFTASALYDLPAARIGTDQLLQRLTPYQNSNRVPVVLADAVLPDLEGRKGEESVPADTLNALVAALSFTLQPQIHPSLRPAAERYLAKHLGPRTRRYFRKKRLTSLGLPGGIPKRLGFLPHNATARRMVRRARALKKAVKR, encoded by the coding sequence ATGTCCCCCCGTACCCCTCACACCACGCAGATCTTCTGCGCGTCCACGCTGTACGGCGCGGTCACGCTGGCCGCCGCGATCGACTCCGACCTCTTCGAGGATGCCGAGCGCCGGGTGCTGCTGGTGTTCAACAACACGGCGACACCGGAGACCTCGACGCCGCTGGACGAGATGCCGGGCTTCGCGCCGCTGCGCGACCACTTCGACGCGGTGCTGTCCTGGAACGAGGCCATCTGCCCCTTCCACCCGGGCGCCTGGACCCCCCGCCCGGACGACGTCCCCCTCTTCGAGCGCTATCTGCGCCTGCTGTGGGGACTCGGCGACGACCGTGTCGAACTGGTCATGGAGTCCATCCAGGTCACCCCCGCCCTCGCCGTGGCCCAGCTGTTCACCGGCGCCCCCATCGACGTCTACGCCGACGGCCTGATGAGCTACGGCCCCACCCGCAACAAGCTCGACCCGCTGGTCGGCACGCGGGTGCGGCGGCTGCTCCACCTGGACCTGATCGCGGGCCTCACGCCGATGCTGCTGACCGAGTTCGACGTGCCGCCGGTCGTGGTGCCGACGTCCGCCTTCCTGAAGGCGATGGGTGAACTCACCGCGGCCGTCGAGGAGTTGCCGCCACTGCCGGACAACGCGGCGCTGCTGCTCGGCCAGTACCTCTCCGCGCTGGACATCCTCTCCCCACAAGAGGAGGAGGACCTGCACGTACGGATGCTGAAGGGCGCGGTGGCCAAGGGGCACCGCTCGGTCGTCTTCAAGCCGCACCCCAGCGCGCCGGCCCGTTTCAGCCGCGCCCTGGAGGCCGAGGCCGAGTCGCTCGGCGTGGACCTCACCGTCCTGGACACGCCCGTGCTCGCCGAGGTGCTGTTCGAGGAGGCCCGGCCCGCGCTGGTCGTCGGCTGCTTCTCCACCGCGCTGTTCACGGCCTCCGCGCTCTACGACCTGCCGGCCGCCCGCATCGGCACCGACCAGCTGCTGCAGCGGCTGACGCCCTACCAGAACAGCAACCGGGTCCCGGTGGTGCTGGCCGACGCGGTACTGCCGGACCTGGAGGGCCGCAAGGGGGAGGAGTCGGTCCCGGCCGACACGCTCAACGCCCTGGTCGCAGCGCTGAGTTTCACTCTGCAGCCGCAGATCCACCCATCACTGCGCCCGGCCGCGGAACGCTATCTCGCCAAGCACCTCGGCCCGCGCACCCGGCGCTACTTCAGGAAGAAGCGCCTGACCTCGCTCGGTCTGCCCGGCGGCATCCCGAAGCGCCTGGGCTTCCTGCCCCACAACGCGACCGCGCGCCGGATGGTGCGCAGGGCGCGGGCTTTGAAGAAGGCCGTGAAACGCTGA
- a CDS encoding glycosyltransferase family 2 protein, with product MPKLSVIVPFYNVQQYAPDTLRSLRLNARRDFEFVLVNDKSKDETPAILDRAAEELSDVAQVQVIHHETNGGLATARNTGLDAARGEYLTFLDGDDWLAPGYLTELVAAIEGLGCDFVRTDHVQTVARARTVHRVPIGRRNEVLNPRESILPADRSTSVDYAYAWAGAYHRRLLDRGLLHFTDGLRTAEDRPWIWKLHREAESFAVVSLLGVFYRRGVASSLTQIGDARQLDFIRAFDQVIEETAADPDADRLLPKAVRTYCAIMAHHLSDESKWEPSVARQLRAMCAAAIKRMPQDALGDVLDTMDLRRSAALRRLRRRVTSTKAAA from the coding sequence GTGCCCAAGCTCTCCGTCATCGTGCCGTTCTACAACGTGCAGCAATACGCCCCGGACACCCTCCGGAGTCTTCGCCTGAATGCGCGGCGAGATTTCGAGTTCGTGCTGGTGAACGACAAATCAAAGGACGAAACTCCGGCGATTCTCGACCGTGCGGCCGAGGAGCTCTCGGACGTCGCCCAGGTGCAGGTCATCCACCACGAGACGAACGGAGGGCTCGCCACCGCGCGCAACACCGGCCTGGACGCGGCGCGGGGCGAGTACCTGACGTTCCTGGACGGCGACGACTGGCTCGCGCCGGGCTATCTCACGGAACTGGTCGCCGCCATCGAGGGGTTGGGTTGCGACTTCGTGCGCACCGACCATGTGCAGACCGTCGCGCGCGCCCGCACCGTGCACCGGGTGCCGATCGGGCGGCGGAACGAGGTGCTGAACCCGCGGGAGTCGATCCTGCCCGCCGACCGCTCGACGTCCGTGGACTACGCGTACGCGTGGGCGGGCGCCTACCACCGCCGTCTCCTCGACAGGGGCCTGCTGCACTTCACCGACGGGCTGCGCACGGCCGAGGACCGGCCGTGGATCTGGAAACTGCACCGCGAGGCCGAGTCGTTCGCCGTGGTGAGCCTGCTGGGCGTGTTCTACCGGCGTGGGGTGGCCTCCTCCCTCACCCAGATCGGTGACGCCCGCCAGCTCGACTTCATCCGTGCCTTCGACCAGGTCATCGAGGAGACGGCCGCGGACCCGGACGCCGACCGGCTGCTGCCCAAGGCGGTGCGCACCTACTGCGCGATCATGGCCCACCATCTCTCCGACGAGTCCAAGTGGGAGCCGTCCGTGGCCAGGCAGCTGCGGGCGATGTGCGCGGCGGCCATCAAACGGATGCCGCAGGACGCGCTCGGGGACGTACTCGACACCATGGACCTGCGTCGCTCCGCCGCACTGCGGCGACTGCGGCGGCGGGTCACCTCTACCAAGGCGGCCGCGTGA
- a CDS encoding DUF6716 putative glycosyltransferase, which yields MPPSTSKPLRIAVLADSDTRWKWGALTADRIAPGPSMEAGPRGGAQVGLALDGFLLRGRATPTARQLEEVGVRADSLREVTAVEFLRAMAETSYDIVVLALVGGGVQAMLHGLKRVWEGLEKRPVVVTGYVGVVYEKLADGLLLRHGADLVLANSRQDAERFRAVYEGVGADASSVTEVALPFLGGAAYEGEHDPYTVVFAVQPSVPDNRRDRVYLLQRLVAHARLHPEREVLLKLRSRPGEHTTHIEELPYQKLVQRLDPPANFRLVYGNMGEVLDRTDLLVTISSTAALESLHRRIPTVVLTDLGVREVLGNHHFVGSGCLASWDQLDEGYRPVPDEEWVGRQGVAVDGSYAQAFDAARERITKLLASPERPPLTPYYTPTTAPGYVPGILARHHLGPDGTPLPGAPAHDKEPGPVRQIVRRAARGAYRHGVQRVAPVIRRMGEL from the coding sequence GTGCCGCCAAGTACATCGAAGCCACTTCGAATCGCCGTCCTCGCGGACTCCGACACCCGCTGGAAATGGGGTGCGCTGACCGCCGACCGCATCGCCCCGGGTCCGTCCATGGAAGCCGGACCGCGAGGCGGGGCGCAAGTCGGTCTCGCGCTGGACGGATTCCTGCTGCGCGGCCGGGCCACGCCCACCGCACGCCAGCTCGAAGAGGTCGGGGTGCGCGCGGACTCCCTGCGGGAGGTCACCGCCGTCGAGTTCCTGCGCGCCATGGCCGAGACGTCGTACGACATCGTCGTCCTGGCCCTGGTCGGCGGCGGTGTGCAGGCGATGCTGCACGGGCTGAAGCGCGTGTGGGAGGGCCTCGAAAAGCGCCCCGTCGTCGTCACCGGCTACGTCGGCGTCGTCTACGAGAAGCTCGCCGACGGCCTCCTCCTGCGGCACGGAGCCGACCTCGTCCTCGCCAACTCCCGCCAGGACGCCGAGCGTTTCCGCGCGGTGTACGAGGGAGTGGGCGCGGACGCCTCGTCCGTGACCGAGGTGGCGCTGCCGTTCCTCGGGGGCGCGGCGTACGAAGGCGAACACGACCCGTACACCGTGGTGTTCGCGGTCCAGCCCTCGGTGCCGGACAACCGCAGGGACCGGGTGTACCTGCTGCAGCGGCTCGTGGCCCACGCCCGGCTGCATCCCGAGCGCGAGGTGCTGCTGAAGCTGCGCTCCAGGCCCGGCGAACACACCACTCACATCGAGGAGTTGCCGTACCAGAAGCTGGTCCAGCGGCTCGACCCGCCGGCCAACTTCCGCCTGGTGTACGGAAACATGGGCGAGGTCCTCGACCGCACCGACCTGCTGGTCACGATCAGCTCCACGGCCGCGCTGGAGTCGCTGCACCGCCGTATCCCCACGGTCGTCCTGACCGATCTGGGCGTGCGGGAAGTCCTGGGCAACCACCACTTCGTGGGCTCCGGCTGCCTCGCCTCCTGGGACCAGCTCGACGAGGGGTACCGCCCGGTGCCCGACGAGGAGTGGGTGGGCCGGCAGGGCGTCGCCGTCGACGGCTCGTACGCGCAGGCCTTCGACGCAGCCCGCGAGCGCATCACCAAGCTGCTGGCCTCGCCCGAACGGCCCCCGCTGACCCCGTACTACACGCCCACGACGGCCCCCGGCTACGTCCCTGGCATCCTCGCCCGCCACCACCTCGGCCCCGACGGCACGCCGTTGCCGGGCGCCCCCGCCCACGACAAGGAGCCGGGCCCGGTCCGCCAGATCGTCCGCCGCGCGGCACGCGGCGCCTACCGGCACGGGGTTCAGCGGGTGGCTCCGGTGATCCGGCGGATGGGGGAGCTGTGA
- a CDS encoding N-acylneuraminate cytidylyltransferase encodes MSNPQTSQGPSVRRVLAVIPARGGSKGVPAKNLAPVGGVPLVARAVRECLATRLVTDVLVSTDDQAIAAAAREAGAEVVLRPAAIAGDTATSEAAVLHAMDAHEALHGAAVDVVVFVQCTSPFIVREDIDGVAAAIAENGADTAVTVAPFHGFVWRDADTEADAGTVTEADAATGGGYGVNHDKSYRPRRQDRPQDFLETGAAYAMDAPGFRKHRHRFFGRTELVRTDPARVLEIDDPHDLARARALAPLFDADRAGSLPTADDVDAVVLDFDGTQTDDRVLIDADGKEFVSVHRGDGLGIAALRKSGLKMLTLSTEQNPVVAARARKLKIPVLHGIDRKDLALKQWCEEQGIAPERVLYVGNDVNDLPCFALVGWPVAVASAHDVVRGAARAVTTVPGGDGAIREIASWILGPSLDSLDS; translated from the coding sequence ATGTCCAACCCGCAGACGAGCCAAGGCCCTTCGGTGCGCCGGGTGCTCGCGGTGATTCCCGCGCGCGGCGGCTCCAAGGGCGTGCCCGCGAAGAACCTCGCTCCCGTCGGGGGAGTGCCGCTGGTGGCGCGGGCGGTGCGCGAGTGCCTGGCCACCCGGCTGGTGACAGACGTCCTGGTCTCCACCGACGACCAGGCGATCGCCGCCGCCGCCCGTGAGGCCGGCGCCGAGGTGGTGCTGCGGCCCGCCGCCATCGCCGGTGACACGGCGACCTCGGAGGCCGCCGTCCTGCACGCCATGGACGCCCACGAGGCCCTGCACGGCGCCGCCGTCGACGTGGTGGTGTTCGTGCAGTGCACGAGCCCGTTCATCGTCCGCGAGGACATCGACGGGGTCGCCGCCGCGATCGCCGAGAACGGCGCCGACACGGCCGTCACCGTCGCCCCCTTCCACGGCTTCGTGTGGCGCGACGCGGACACCGAGGCCGACGCCGGCACGGTCACCGAGGCCGACGCGGCCACCGGCGGCGGCTACGGCGTCAACCACGACAAGTCCTACCGCCCCCGCCGCCAGGACCGCCCCCAGGACTTCCTGGAGACCGGCGCCGCCTACGCGATGGACGCACCGGGCTTCCGCAAGCACCGGCACCGCTTCTTCGGCCGCACCGAACTGGTCCGCACCGACCCCGCGCGCGTGCTGGAGATCGACGACCCGCACGACCTGGCCCGCGCCCGCGCCCTGGCCCCCCTGTTCGACGCGGACCGCGCAGGCTCACTGCCGACCGCCGACGACGTGGACGCGGTCGTACTGGACTTCGACGGCACCCAGACCGACGACCGGGTGCTGATCGACGCCGATGGAAAGGAGTTCGTCTCCGTGCACCGCGGGGACGGCCTCGGCATCGCCGCCCTGCGCAAGAGCGGCCTGAAGATGCTGACCCTCTCCACGGAGCAGAACCCGGTCGTCGCCGCCCGGGCCCGGAAACTCAAGATCCCGGTCCTGCACGGCATCGACCGGAAGGACCTCGCACTGAAGCAGTGGTGCGAGGAGCAGGGCATCGCGCCCGAGCGCGTGCTCTACGTCGGCAACGACGTCAACGACCTCCCGTGCTTCGCCCTCGTGGGCTGGCCCGTGGCGGTCGCGAGCGCCCACGACGTGGTACGCGGCGCCGCCCGTGCGGTCACCACCGTCCCCGGTGGCGACGGCGCGATCCGAGAGATCGCCAGCTGGATCCTCGGCCCCTCTCTCGACTCCCTCGACAGTTAA
- a CDS encoding N-acetylneuraminate synthase family protein, which yields MSVNSRLRTFGTERIAGPGQPVYICGEIGINHNGELENAFKLIDVAAEAGCDAVKFQKRTPEICTPRDQWDIERDTPWGRMTYIDYRHRVEFGEDEYRQIDEYCKSRNIAWFASPWDTEAVAFLEKFDVPAHKVASASLTDDELLRALRETGRTIILSSGMSTPKQIRHAVEVLGSENILLCHATSTYPAKAEELNLRVINTLQDEYPNVPIGYSGHETGLQTTLAAVALGATFVERHITLDRAMWGSDQAASVEPQGLQRLVRDIRTIEASLGDGVKKVYDSELGPMKKLRRVSGVVAEAEIAAAAGEPVSV from the coding sequence ATGTCTGTTAACTCCCGCCTGCGCACCTTCGGCACCGAGCGCATCGCCGGTCCCGGCCAGCCCGTCTACATCTGCGGCGAGATCGGCATCAACCACAACGGCGAGCTGGAGAACGCCTTCAAGCTCATCGACGTGGCCGCCGAGGCCGGCTGCGACGCCGTGAAGTTCCAGAAGCGCACCCCCGAGATCTGCACCCCGCGCGACCAGTGGGACATCGAGCGCGACACCCCCTGGGGCCGGATGACGTACATCGACTACCGCCACCGCGTGGAGTTCGGCGAGGACGAGTACCGCCAGATCGACGAGTACTGCAAGAGCCGGAACATCGCCTGGTTCGCCTCCCCGTGGGACACCGAGGCCGTCGCCTTCCTGGAGAAGTTCGACGTGCCCGCCCACAAGGTGGCCTCCGCCTCCCTCACCGACGACGAGCTCCTGCGCGCCCTGCGCGAGACGGGCCGCACGATCATCCTGTCCTCCGGCATGTCGACCCCGAAGCAGATCCGCCACGCGGTCGAGGTCCTCGGCTCGGAGAACATCCTGCTCTGCCACGCCACGTCGACCTACCCGGCCAAGGCCGAGGAGCTCAACCTGCGCGTCATCAACACCCTCCAGGACGAGTACCCGAACGTCCCGATCGGCTACTCCGGCCACGAGACCGGCCTGCAGACCACCCTCGCGGCGGTCGCCCTCGGCGCCACCTTCGTCGAGCGCCACATCACCCTGGACCGCGCCATGTGGGGCTCCGACCAGGCCGCGTCGGTGGAGCCGCAGGGCCTTCAGAGGCTCGTGAGGGACATCCGCACCATCGAGGCCTCCCTCGGCGACGGCGTCAAGAAGGTCTACGACTCCGAGCTCGGCCCCATGAAGAAGCTGCGCCGCGTCTCGGGCGTCGTCGCCGAGGCGGAGATCGCCGCCGCCGCGGGCGAGCCGGTCTCGGTCTGA
- a CDS encoding SseB family protein: protein MSAEALRERLTELTATGQGDLRALVGEFRRSEVLVPVVDGSLLSAESGGIRWLFAFTDVAALERFAEARGEAAPDWVPVFGARLLDQVIPRVDGPTGIAVDAGSPTGFVLPPVEGIVPDAVAVDATPEGAGAA, encoded by the coding sequence GTGAGTGCCGAGGCGTTGCGGGAACGGCTGACGGAACTGACGGCGACCGGGCAGGGTGATCTGCGGGCGCTGGTGGGGGAGTTCCGGCGCAGCGAGGTGCTGGTGCCGGTGGTGGACGGCTCGTTGCTGTCGGCGGAGTCGGGCGGCATCCGGTGGCTGTTTGCGTTCACGGATGTCGCGGCGCTGGAACGGTTCGCCGAGGCGCGAGGTGAGGCCGCACCCGACTGGGTGCCGGTGTTCGGGGCGCGGTTGCTGGACCAGGTGATCCCGAGGGTGGACGGTCCGACGGGCATCGCGGTGGACGCGGGCAGCCCAACAGGGTTCGTCCTGCCGCCGGTTGAGGGGATCGTGCCGGACGCGGTCGCCGTGGATGCCACTCCGGAAGGGGCTGGGGCGGCATGA